In Bacteriovorax sp. Seq25_V, a single genomic region encodes these proteins:
- the asd gene encoding aspartate-semialdehyde dehydrogenase → MKKVGIIGQRGMVGSVLIERMLAEGDFNKIDATFFSTSQAGETGPEILGTAKPLADAFSVEALSEMDIIISCQGGDYTKEVHPKLRTHKWQGYWIDAASALRMDKDAVIILDPVNMDVIEKAIESGVKDFVGGNCTVSLMLMGVGGLFKADLVEWMTSMTYQAASGGGARHMKELITQMGQIGETAKPLMDGNILELDSTLSSLLRSNEVNSECFGVPLALNLIPWIDVPLDNGQTKEEWKAVSETNKILGRENNQIPIDGTCVRVGALRCHSQALTIKLKKDIPLDEIETIIRESNPWVEFVENTPEATREKLNPRYVTGTLKTVVGRVRKMNLGPEYLNVFTSGDQLLWGAAEPLRRMLNILL, encoded by the coding sequence ATGAAAAAAGTTGGTATTATCGGTCAAAGAGGAATGGTAGGTTCTGTATTAATCGAGAGAATGTTAGCCGAAGGTGATTTTAATAAAATCGATGCGACATTTTTTTCGACATCTCAGGCCGGAGAGACTGGACCAGAAATTCTTGGAACGGCCAAGCCACTTGCTGATGCTTTCAGTGTTGAGGCCCTAAGTGAGATGGATATCATCATTTCATGTCAAGGTGGAGATTATACAAAAGAAGTTCATCCAAAACTTAGAACTCATAAGTGGCAAGGATATTGGATTGATGCCGCCTCAGCGCTTCGTATGGACAAGGATGCTGTCATTATCCTCGATCCAGTCAATATGGACGTTATTGAAAAAGCAATCGAGTCTGGAGTAAAAGACTTTGTTGGCGGGAATTGTACAGTGTCTCTAATGCTTATGGGTGTTGGGGGACTCTTTAAGGCCGATCTTGTTGAGTGGATGACATCAATGACATATCAAGCAGCATCAGGTGGTGGTGCCCGTCATATGAAAGAGCTTATTACGCAGATGGGACAAATTGGAGAAACAGCAAAACCACTCATGGACGGGAATATCCTAGAGCTCGATAGTACTTTAAGCTCGCTTCTAAGATCAAATGAAGTAAATAGCGAGTGCTTTGGCGTTCCATTAGCTCTTAATCTGATTCCTTGGATTGATGTGCCACTGGACAATGGGCAAACAAAAGAAGAATGGAAAGCTGTTTCAGAAACAAATAAAATTTTAGGACGAGAAAATAATCAAATCCCAATCGACGGAACTTGTGTTCGCGTTGGAGCATTAAGATGTCACTCTCAAGCATTAACGATCAAGCTTAAAAAAGATATTCCTCTTGATGAGATAGAGACAATTATCAGAGAATCAAACCCTTGGGTTGAGTTTGTTGAAAATACACCTGAAGCGACGAGAGAAAAACTTAACCCTCGATATGTTACGGGAACACTTAAAACAGTTGTTGGTCGTGTTCGTAAGATGAACCTTGGACCTGAATATCTGAATGTATTTACTTCTGGTGACCAACTTCTTTGGGGTGCAGCTGAGCCACTTCGAAGAATGTTGAATATTCTTTTATAG
- the lysC gene encoding lysine-sensitive aspartokinase 3 gives MSEKVIVSKFGGSSMADLTAMKRSAQISADQKANIVVVSAVYGVTNLLIDASKAACSDTWENTLKVISQIEQKHYSILEEMKADTTVFEDVRSLLSEVRTLTQGMNLLKECSPRAYDSLLSLGERLSSTIFTQVCKEIFSGPEVKFFDIRTVMKTSDDFGKAIPNIALISKLSEKHLNDCKNGSVVYITQGFIGSTEDSMTTVLGRGGSDYSAALIAEGIKADILQIWTDVAGIATTDPRLVPEAKLLDEITYSEAAELATFGAKILHPTTLTPALRANVQVFVGSSYEPEKNGTWIKTKTESSPLIRAMAKRDDQIIMTLSTPKMLHSHGFLFEIFKVFNEHKISIDSITTSEISVALTLDDSNRLNKKLIDQLSSLCDVKIEENLTLVSLIGNEINHTPKLAQRIFQSIDDINVRMICLGASKHNFCFLVAKDQATECIKRLHREFIK, from the coding sequence ATGAGCGAAAAAGTTATTGTTTCAAAATTTGGTGGTAGTTCAATGGCCGATCTTACGGCAATGAAGAGAAGTGCTCAGATTTCAGCTGACCAAAAAGCTAATATCGTAGTTGTCTCAGCTGTCTATGGTGTGACAAATCTTCTTATTGATGCAAGTAAGGCCGCATGTAGCGACACTTGGGAAAATACATTGAAAGTTATTTCTCAAATTGAACAAAAACATTATTCAATCTTAGAAGAAATGAAAGCTGATACGACTGTATTTGAAGACGTCAGATCTCTGCTTTCTGAGGTAAGAACCCTTACGCAAGGGATGAACCTTTTGAAAGAATGCTCTCCACGCGCATATGATTCACTCCTAAGTCTTGGAGAAAGACTTTCTTCAACAATTTTTACTCAGGTCTGTAAAGAAATCTTCTCTGGTCCTGAAGTAAAGTTTTTTGATATTAGAACTGTAATGAAAACAAGCGATGATTTTGGAAAAGCAATTCCAAATATCGCACTTATTTCAAAACTTAGTGAAAAACACCTTAACGATTGTAAAAACGGTAGCGTCGTCTATATTACACAAGGATTCATTGGATCGACTGAAGATTCGATGACAACAGTGCTTGGACGAGGTGGAAGTGACTACTCTGCTGCACTAATTGCAGAAGGCATCAAGGCAGACATTCTCCAAATTTGGACTGATGTTGCAGGAATCGCGACAACAGATCCACGTCTTGTACCTGAAGCGAAATTACTAGATGAGATTACATACTCAGAAGCAGCAGAGTTAGCTACTTTCGGAGCTAAAATTCTGCATCCAACAACTTTAACTCCGGCCCTTAGAGCTAATGTTCAAGTATTTGTAGGGTCAAGCTATGAACCAGAAAAAAATGGAACATGGATCAAGACTAAAACAGAGAGCTCTCCGTTAATCAGAGCAATGGCAAAGAGAGATGACCAAATCATCATGACGCTTTCAACGCCAAAAATGCTTCATTCTCATGGATTCCTTTTTGAGATTTTCAAAGTTTTTAACGAACACAAAATTTCTATTGATTCGATTACGACTTCTGAAATTTCGGTGGCCTTAACTCTTGATGATTCAAATAGATTAAATAAGAAACTTATAGATCAGTTATCGTCTCTTTGTGATGTGAAGATAGAAGAGAATCTAACGCTTGTTTCTCTGATTGGAAATGAGATCAATCACACGCCAAAACTAGCACAACGAATTTTTCAAAGTATCGATGATATTAACGTAAGAATGATTTGCCTTGGGGCAAGTAAACATAATTTCTGTTTCTTAGTTGCAAAAGATCAAGCGACAGAATGTATTAAAAGACTTCACAGAGAATTTATTAAATGA
- a CDS encoding 4-hydroxy-tetrahydrodipicolinate reductase → MKIALLGKGKTGSKVIEILSESNSPHTLTIFDSKNTPTKSNLAGHDVILSFLTGEVFVQYIEIISQTGIPVVTGSTGFEWNEERMSLVKNSNSPWIHSNNFSLGMTVVKKIISLLGKASKLFPEVDFKIHEVHHTKKLDAPSGTANAWGQWLDRPVEITSDRIGDVIGVHELTLLTSNEKITLKHQALDRKLFAQGAIWACEKIVSLRPGLHDFSNVTLNTLLED, encoded by the coding sequence ATGAAAATAGCACTGCTTGGAAAAGGAAAAACAGGATCAAAAGTTATTGAGATTTTGAGTGAGTCTAACTCCCCTCACACCCTGACAATTTTTGACTCTAAGAATACACCAACTAAAAGCAATCTTGCAGGCCATGATGTAATCCTCAGTTTTTTAACTGGGGAAGTTTTTGTTCAATATATTGAGATAATATCTCAGACAGGAATCCCCGTAGTTACAGGCTCTACTGGTTTCGAATGGAACGAAGAAAGAATGAGCCTAGTCAAGAATTCGAACTCTCCATGGATTCATTCAAATAACTTTTCACTTGGAATGACAGTTGTTAAGAAAATTATTTCTCTTCTTGGGAAGGCCTCAAAACTCTTTCCTGAAGTGGATTTCAAGATACATGAAGTTCATCATACAAAAAAACTAGATGCGCCATCGGGCACTGCTAACGCTTGGGGACAATGGCTAGACCGCCCAGTTGAAATAACAAGTGATCGCATTGGAGATGTCATTGGTGTTCATGAGCTAACGCTCTTAACTTCTAACGAAAAAATAACTTTAAAGCATCAAGCACTTGATAGAAAATTATTTGCTCAAGGAGCAATTTGGGCATGCGAGAAAATCGTAAGTTTAAGGCCAGGGCTACATGACTTTTCAAATGTTACATTAAATACCCTTTTGGAGGATTAA
- the dapA gene encoding 4-hydroxy-tetrahydrodipicolinate synthase: MDINSTPLWTAVITPMKENGSVDYDSLERVLQAQDEAGNGILILGSTGEALNIDDDEAKEVLNFAINFKKSVPLMCGIGGINLSRMRAWTEYLNTLAIDCYLVVTPLYAKPGDEGQYQWFKALLDTATKPCMLYNVPGRTGKEMSLAAVERLNTHPNFWAIKEASGSVEKFKAYVKAAGFGRVYSGDDGMLPQYSEHGAKGLVSVASNVWPKQTHLYTKLCLDNKLEDRKLWETAADTLFVSSNPIPVKWIMAHTGQIATPTLRAPLTHLDMVRTEEIIAANEAVCNWYNKNS, encoded by the coding sequence ATGGATATTAACTCAACACCACTTTGGACAGCAGTTATTACACCGATGAAAGAAAATGGTTCAGTAGATTATGATTCACTAGAACGCGTTCTACAAGCGCAAGACGAAGCAGGCAATGGAATCCTTATTCTTGGTAGTACAGGTGAAGCTCTAAATATTGATGATGACGAAGCAAAAGAAGTTTTAAATTTTGCTATTAATTTCAAAAAGAGTGTTCCTCTAATGTGTGGAATCGGTGGAATTAATCTTAGTCGAATGAGAGCTTGGACAGAGTATCTTAATACTCTTGCTATTGATTGCTACCTTGTTGTAACACCTCTCTACGCAAAACCAGGTGATGAAGGACAATACCAATGGTTTAAAGCTCTCCTCGATACTGCAACTAAACCTTGTATGCTTTACAACGTCCCAGGTAGAACGGGAAAAGAAATGTCATTAGCAGCGGTTGAAAGACTAAATACTCATCCAAACTTCTGGGCGATCAAGGAAGCTTCTGGTTCAGTTGAAAAATTTAAGGCCTATGTTAAAGCAGCTGGTTTTGGTCGAGTTTATAGTGGTGATGATGGTATGCTTCCACAATATAGTGAGCATGGTGCAAAAGGTCTTGTTTCAGTTGCTTCTAATGTCTGGCCAAAACAAACACATCTTTACACTAAGCTTTGTCTAGATAATAAACTTGAAGATAGAAAACTTTGGGAAACTGCAGCTGATACACTTTTTGTGTCTTCGAATCCAATTCCTGTAAAGTGGATTATGGCCCACACGGGCCAGATTGCAACTCCAACTCTAAGGGCACCACTTACACATTTAGACATGGTAAGAACAGAAGAAATAATCGCAGCAAATGAAGCTGTTTGTAACTGGTATAACAAGAATAGCTAA